ATGCTTCCACAAGTCATTAAGCCTGGCCccaaactccatgaggacagaagtTCCTTTGCTTGGGAGCTTGCtctgtgtatctcttcatctggatgttgatttttatatttctaatatcctttgtaataaactggtagTCTAGTGACTAACCTGGTTTCCTTAGtcctgtgagctgctctagcaaattaattgaacccatgGAGGGGGTTGTGAgcacctctgatttatagccagtcggCTGGAAGCACAGGTGGCagcctggacttgtgattggcatctgaagtgaagGACTGAGCCGTTAACCTgaggaatctgatgctatctctgggtagtgtgtcagaattgagttgaattgttgGACACCCAACTGGTGTTGGAAAGTAGCCTGGTGGTGTGGGGAGAACCACCACACATTGAAATTGGAATCAGAATCATTAATACACTACACAGTCCCAGCTCCATTCACTGAAATGTGAACCTTTTTCCAACTCTCTGTAGTTCTGGATCACAGATCAAGTTTCCAGTCTGTTTATGCATCGCTCTCAGGtattgctctatttttttctatccctGCAGCAGTATCACATGGTCTCAAATTCTATAGCTTTATAAAGTGTCTTGCTATACGGTGGGAAAGTTCTTGCAATTCATACTTCCtcaaaagtgtttaatttttcttggacTTTGCAGGTCCATACATTTTTTAGGAAATTTTATAAAGTTCCACGGAAAAAGGGGCAGAGTATATTTAGGTTGGGAATACATTGACTCTATATTATGTTGGGGAAGGTTGACATCTTTAATATTGAGTCTGCCAATCCATGGACATATAATATCTTTCGatttaactactttttaaaaagatttcataATTTCCTCTATAAAGATCTTGGCCCTTTTTACTAGATTTAATTCCTCGAATAATTACGTCATAGTTTTCAGAGCTActgtaaattttaccttaaacatttttatttctgttactagTTGGTATATTAAAATACAAGTGAATTTTATATACTAGTTTTGTATTTAGCAAatgccaactttaaaaaaaatgtatttattttaggctgcgttgggtcttcattgcggtgagtgggcttctcattgtggtggcttctcttgttgcagagcacgggctctaggcatgtgggcttcagtagttgtgtcatgcgggctcagtagttgtggctcgcgggctcagtagttgtggcttgctggctctagagcacaggctgtgtaattgtggcgcacgggcttagttgctccgtggcatgtgggatcttcctggaccagggatcgaacctgtgtccctgcattggcaggcggattctcaaccactgcgccaccagggaagcccagcaaatgCCAACTTTTCTGGTTAATTCCAACAACTTATCTGTAGATTCATTTGGATTTTCGGTGTACCATAGCCTATCacctgtgtttcttctttttaatatttatttatttgtttgcactgggccttagttgtggcaggcgggctccttagttgcagcatgcatgtggaatctagttccctgaccagggattgaaccggaacccaggcccccggcgttgggagcatagagtcttaaccactgcaccaccagggaagtcccctatcatctgcttttaatgataattttattgtttttcaatcctcaactttctccttcttttctagaTTTACTGTGCTAGCTCAGACGTCCAGCATTAGGTGGAATGGAGTGTGTGATGGTGGGAATCCTTATGTTGTTCTTAGTTTCAAAAGGAATGTTTTTAGAAGATGTAGTGGGTAAATAGTGGGCCCCCAAAGATTTGTCCAAGTCCTAACCTGACTACTTTGAAATGTGACCTTGCTTAGAAACAGGGTCTTCGCATATGTAATTAAAACTCCCAAGATGAAATCATCTTGGACTTACTTaagagtgggccctaaatccaatgacataTAAGGGACAGAAGAGAAGATACGGAGACAGCGGGAAAgaccatgtgatgacagaggcaaaGATTGGAGGGATGTGTCCGTAAGCCAGGGAACACCAAGAATCGCCAGCAGACTAGACTTTACAAGGAAATGCAGATGGGCCAAGAAGGTTCAGGATTCTTTGTCAGTAGTTACATGAGTGTGttcttatagttatttttaagctggaggtttatgttttatatacttttgtgtatatgaaacatttcacaattaaaaaaatttataacacaTTATTTAACTGGAAGATGGGTAGAAGGGAAACAATTAGGAAAGGAATTTGTGGGCCATATGCTACTGTTCAGTGTTAGGATTTCAAGTtcctttttaattctcttaatcACATTTCAGGGTAattttcattcagtcattcattcatccatttaataCTTATTGCATTTTTCTAGTTTCAGGCACACTATGAAACAGAAGAAGAGCACGGTCTCTGTAATCAAGTTGCTTAACATCTGGTCAGGGAGAGAGACTACAATTTAGATCATGACCCCATAGGAGGGAAAAGACGATACAAGTACACAGACGGAGAGATTCAGGGGAGTGATCCCTGCAATGAGCACTTAAGAATATCTAAGCCAGAGGACGAAGAGGGTCACGGCATTCCAGACCAAGGGGAAGCATGTACAAGGAAGGTAAGGAACAAGGCACAGAAGGAACGGGGATTGATTTTGCTGGACTACAGGGTACGTATTAGGAAGCTGTGAGAGATTTGATTAAAGATACAGGCAGAGGCCAGAAGATGCCTTGGAAGAAGCCTTGGAAGATGTATTAGTTAGAATTAGGTTTGGCTGTGAGGGACTGATTATCCAAAATAATAGTGTAAACAAGACAGAggtttagggacttccccggtggtctggtggttacgacgttgccttccaatgcagggaatgtgggtttgatccctggtcggggagctaggatcccacatgcctcgtggccagaaaaccaaaacataaaaaaacagaagcaatattgtaacaaattcaataaagactttaaaaatggtccacatcaaaaaaatatttaagaaaaaaaaaaaagaagacagaggttTATTGTTTTCTCATGTAAACCCTGTGTGTGGGTAGGTGGGGCTTCTGTGACGCTTCACTCTGAGTCCAGGACCCAGACATCCTCTCTTTTTAAGGCTCCATGGTCCAAACACAGCTAACAATTAGCACAACacagccttttaaaataaaagtgcttttattataaaattctaaaaatgtgcTTTAAAGGTCAGTCACGGGAATACTGCATAATAAGAAGAAACATATCTTCATAATCCAGACAATCACAGAGCAGATTTTATATTGTCCatggaattaatatttaaaagacattcttcttcttttcagtTAAGAAGAGTCTTCAGAGCACCATTATTTGAAGGAAAGGTATTTTGCGTATCAGAGTTCATCTTTGGTCTgcaattaagaaacaaaatatttagagCCATCAGGAAGTCTTCTACGAGTCAAGAAGGCTTACATTAGTCTATTAATTATTTTCCCGTAAAGatgaaagaaggggaaataaaaaaagccAAGTTATTGCTAGAGGCTTTTAGGACTATTATTTGGAATCACCCAAGGGTAAAGTCACATTGGTGGGGAACCTGAACATCTAAGGGTCTGTATTATGGTAAAAGGCTTGCGTTATGAATGGTATCAGTGAACGGCTAGAGTAGACAAtgggcaaaaaataaacaaagctatCATTCTCGTCCCTAACTTCTATGAATCAGAGGAATCATTTGGCACCCCTCAAAGTCACttagagataaaaatttaaaaagaggagtGGAGAAAGGGAGCTGCCCACTTTCACTTGGAGCCAACAGAAGCGTTCTGATATCAAATCACTAACTCCATGTGGGAGCACGTTTCGATTCTGGCAATTTCTGTTTTGTCACTGGCTTTCACTGATTTTATGGCCTTGCAGCACTGAGAGGAATTAATGCTGATGATGTACCACTTCTGAGAGCCAGTTAGTGGCAAATCAGttcccccccaaaacaaaacagacaaccaAAACTGATCTGTAGCATGTACTGTTGTcatggtgtaaatacttccaCCAGGTGGATTCCAAGCTACCAAAATTTAACCCCTGtgaaaaattcctaaatatttaaccATCTGTGAACTTGTATGAGCTGGCTCCATCACACCGTCGGGGCTGGTAGTCACCTTATTCCTTTTAAACCCCCTTGCGAGGCAGACATAATAATTGCCAAATCTGCCCTCTCAACTGTGGTTCCAATGCCACAGTTCTGAGTTTGTCCATTCAGAGACATGGTGCTGTTGCTGAAAATAATGTCAAGCcagcatattttatatatatatataatacatataataactttatacaatatatattccttcaaatgaaaaatacctataatcaccgccccccccccaacccatcACACTGTCTTTACGCACAATTATGCACACGATTTGAAGGTGATACACTGGCTTTTGGTTCTTGCTTTGCTATAATCCAGATAGATGATTCTGAGCTAAACTCTTCTTTGGGCTCGGTTTTGTTAACTATAAAATGAAGGCATTTACTGGATGATCTCTAAGGTCCTCTTCAGCCTGCCAAGTCCATATGTGCATCTGCCTTTTATAAACAAAATCAGTATGTAGTGGTATCAACCGAGATTGCTTTTAAATGAATACTCTGTTAACATGAATAATGATGGTTATACGTTTTTCCATCTCTAAACTGGGATGACGAACTCTGCAGAAAAAATCTCATAGGGAGATGAAACTCTTAGATGATAGGTGTGAAAACACTTTTCAAACTGTAAACATCTATTCAAATGCCACGTGATCTGAATTCTCACAGTGAAAAAGGCTTCCCTCCACTTTGCTGAGAGCTCACTTCATTGCATCTTAGCGCTTGTCTTTTGCCTTGTTGGGATCTATTTTATCTGCCTCTGCTAGAATGAATTGCTTGGAGGCTCCAGGAGGAATTCAGGTAGCTGTTGCCTGACTGAACgaggaaaggaatgaatgaagagtCGGATCACTGTTAGTTCTTACTCTGACACTGGCTAGAAGGTGAGTTCTGGTTACCTTCTTCGTATGGCACGTGCAAGGAAAGAGGTCGTCCTCGGTCTGTGGTTCTACCCTCTTCATGCCCTCCCGGATTTGGGGCTCACTCACTTGTAAACTGGCATATTCCTGTATAGGAAACAATACAAAAACAGGCCTTATATATCACTTAACGTCCACTTACCAAATTAGATACGCCGGAGTCTGCTAGGGCACAGTCCACTTAACTCATGTGTCAAGTGGTGATATGCAAGGTCCTCCATATTCCCCTTAAAAGCCCAACAACAGAGCTTCTGAGAGGCGGCTGACCTTTGGGCTGCCTATTTCTAAGGGACCACTCCTTAGTCTACGCTTCAGTGATATGACTcgtatggtattttttttttgaccttcTGCCACGTAGCGAAAATAATTGTGCTCCCAATCTTCCCTAGACTGAGAATCTGAGGACAGACTATTTCTGCCTGACCCACCATGGCTGGTACAGCCTCAGTCACATCTTCATTCATCATGTGCTTGCTCTGGGCTAAGCTCTGGCCGAGGTGCTTAGGCTCGAAAAATgtgagttgaatgaatgaactctacCCTGTGGCTCTTTAGGAATTCAAATAGCACGTCCCCCCAGCTCCTTCTTCAGTTTACATACTTCACCATCCCCTAGGAAAGGTTATAAAGGGGGAAGGGACCAGGAATGACCAACTTTGTTCTgcagcagagcctgagacatGGGGCTCAATATCTGCAATTCTGcaattctgaattaaaaaaatcttaacttaGATCTAGTACTATTATTGGCCAATTACTTGTTTactactgcattttttaaaaaaaaagaacctttcaAATTGTCAGATACGCTCTGATTACAATGCCTAAATGGGTAGGTCCATAAAAACAATTTCCAAGAAAAGTCATGGCCCATATGGGGTCAGCACAACAGGTCCAAACATACCTTGCACTGTATAGAAAACGAAACGGTAAGGCAGCAGCAATATTGTACAGAGAGGAAATGTGAATCCACGCACAGTAACTCTGTAGGATCAGAAGCCAGTTTTCTAACCACATACCACATGGTTCTAACATTAATACTTTTCTTTTAAGGTTGTAGCATTCTCCATTAGCTAATCTTTGGCTTTCtactattttcattattatttaatatttatctccGATTTTTGCCTACAgaggtatacatatatctccttaATGAATATACTATTAGAAATTGTTAAGTGAAATATTACTTGCTACTAACATGACCAATTACGAGTATGtctattttcttagaaaatactgacctggaaaagtttaaaataatagcaGAATATGTCATCACCCATGAGATTATTTCTTGCAAATTCTTGTCCTGTTTTTGCTATCTTCTTTGCCTGTGGGAACAAGAATAATATCCTTTAACGAAACATATTTTTCCCCATACAGACATACGCTAACTGATCTTCAGAGTACGTTTTAGTGGGACAATAGTGGAAAAAATATCTTTGGGGTCTTGTGCGGTAAAGGGAACATTTAACAGAGTATGTTTGTTCAAATCAAAGGGACGATTTTAAGACTCGAAAGTTTGAGAAGTCATATTGGGCCTTCTAGAATTGGCCTCTCTTGGAGAGAAAAGGCATACAATAAATGAACTAACAATGACTTTGCAAAGTAAATGTAAGATGAAGCTTAATGCACTGCCTTAACAATTTTCAGCAGACAATTAGTTTGATGCTTTTTTCATGCAATCCCTCATTTTAATCCATAGCACAGTTAGTTTTTCCTCCTGCCAGGCTGGCCATCTTCATTTTCATATTGCTAGAGGAGGTGAGGCAGTGCTTGGGGCTCAAATCAAACTGACTAAAAGAGAGAGCATAATCAAGGCCAAGGTTTAGCCTTTTGTGTCATGTGCAGAGTGGACACAGCTAATCCAAGCCACTATGCCTGTGTTTACCCTGAAGGGATCTGTGCTATCTGCGGGGAGGTGGCTTCCCATTTACAGGTCTACATCTAAGCATCCCGAATGCTTTCCAGGCACAAGACATTGAAAATGAACCCATGATAATTGGGGTACAAAGAGACTGACCTTACCTCTTCATCgtgatcttttgcccatttaagtTTTTCTAGGAGATCGCTCAGGTTGCTTTTAACTGGAATGTAGTGTTTCCAGGGCTGCAGTTCATTATAAAAGTGTTCATAGTAGATGGAGTCCTGCTTCAGCACCACACTGTCACCTACTAGCAGATACGGTAGGCGATAGGCTGCAACGGTGCCATCGACGTTTATCTGATACTTATGCTGCGAACAGCAGTAAAGCAGAAGAACCTccattaaatttcctttttcccactcttctttattctcctcctgTTTCCACACATCAAACCTCAGATACAAACTGGCCAGATTTTGCCCTTGGCCTCCACCACTTAGTAAgcactattatatataacatgCTGACCTAGAGCTAAGGGCACATTTTGATGTTCTCCCAAGTTTCAAAAAGGGTCCACAAGGCTAACGGTGGGGCAgccaataaaattataaaactgttgTCCTAAGGCTACAACCTAGGAAAGATTTATCGTGACTCTGTAATCCCTTTACTACTTTCTTGATGGAACATGAGCACCTCACGATGGCACGTTCTATGCTGCGTTACCTTTTAACATCAGGTGGCCACATGCAAGTTTTAATGAAATTAACAAGCTCTGGGGCAAGAACATCTATGAATCAAAATGTTTACAGCACTGTGGTAGTCAACAGTCTTTAGCTGTAGCAAATTCAACAGGTAGAAAGAAAGCAAAGGTCTGACAAAACACCCTCTGAGGCGGGATGGCTGGTAGCAGATTTGATTTGGTATCAAATCTCccatttctttccaaaatttcTGTGATATGCATGTGGAAGAAACACAGACAATTCAACTTATGGCCTTCTTTAGGTCTTCCTCGTACCAGGTAACCCATCAGAAGAAAATCAGGCCATTTACAGCACAGACAGCTAATCACTGGCCTTCCCACCTGCAGGAGACAGCTGACTACTTTTTGGCCCACTTTTCCCTTCACCACATGGGGCTTCAAAACCCCTCAGTGGTCTAGAGATCAGGGCAGTATCCCACTGCTTGAAACAGGGGAGTTGTCAGAGAAAGGATCCATCCTGGGGAAACAGGAACAATCCACATTCTAGACACAGAAAGTGTGTAGCATCCCCAGAGTCCCTGGGCAGAGCGTTTGGATGGATTCCAAGTCACTTCCCTACCGGAAGGCCCGATAAGAGACACCTGGTTTATATTTCTCCTTTAGTCTATTGTGATGCTATGGCTCTGgggagaaatatttgtaaaattacttgcatgtatttattaataaaaaaggaTTTGGAGCTGAAATGTGCTCTTCTTGAGGGTCAGTTGGGGGAAAAATTATAGTTCTACCCAGgtcccaagctcctgtggtgccTATTTAACATCAGGTCTAGGTACTGAGTACAACCCAGGTTGCCCCCCTAGGAACTGGTTAGTCCCCGGGGCTCCATTCCTTACTGTTTCTAAAATGTGctcacctctcccaccccctgtAATTTACAGGCCTCAAATTCCCGCCCCCAAATGCAGGTATTTGGAAAAGCACAAAGGATTGGCCACGGATGATGTCATAccttgaagaaatcaaaaaatgaaatgtgtttcACAATGGGACCATACAGGCTCTCAtcatgtttaaagaagaaaaagttggtGAAAGCAGCATCTATGAGTTCCGGGTGTTTTCTGCTGAGTTTAACCAACTCAAGTCTCTCTTTTCGGCTGTCTCGCCCTCTCCAGACAGCTGTGGAGTTTTTGCTTTCCCAGGGAGGACCCGTGTTGGCTTGCACAGACATCATATCCAGACTGACTCTGGAAGACAGAGAGTGCAACAGATTTTTCTCCCAAACCATCACACTGCAAGGGTTGTTGGGAAAGAACTCACCAAGGAAAGAAAACCTAGGCTCTGGGTCGTCTGGGACCCGTCTCTCACCGGCCCATGGTCTCGAGGACAGAGTCAGTCAGGTCGTAGGTAGGCATCACGATATCCTTGGAATCTGTGGAGCCACACCAGGAAAAGATCGGATGGATGTTTGAAtcggatttctttttttccaaaggcCAGTCTCCCAAATTAACAAAAAACTCCACATCGGACATCTTCACCTAGGAAAAGAAAGCCAAGATGGTTAAAATGATGGTATAGTTTTTCGTATCAGCCATTTCACTATCATTGTCAAAACTCCACTAAAACCCTGCTAAAGCACACTACACCCAGGGACAGGATTCAGCATATGGCAAGTCTCCTTTAGGCTCAAAGTAGGTTTAGTACCAAAATGATTTTACTGTAAAGTAtcctcttttcttaaaaatatttacttatttatttattattttggctgcactgggtcttagttgcggcacgcgggatcttcattgcagcacgtgggatcatcattgcggcatgcgggatcttttagttgtggcatgcatgtgggatctagttccccaaccagggatcgaacccaggtcacctgcattgggagcgcggagtcttacccactggaccaccagggaagtcccaggtattTTCATCTATAATATACTGTTTGGGGTTGAGTGTATCCCCCCAAAggatatgctgaagtcctaaaccccagtatctcagaatgaccttatttggaaatagggctgcTGCAGATGTATTTAGTTAAGATGAGATCCTACTGGAGTAGGGTAGacccttaatccagtatgactggtgtccttgtgaGAAGAGATGAAGATGTCAAAACACACAAGGATAACACCATGTGACAACAGAGcagagtgatgcagctgcaaaccaggaacaccaaggattgccggGCACCCCCAGAAACTAGGAAGAGCCAAGAAAGGATCCCCCCTGTAGGTTTTAGAGGAAGCActgccttgctgacaccttgatttcagacttctagcctccagaattgtgagagaacaaattgctgttgtttttaagccacccagtttacagtactttgttacagcatccCTAGGAGACTAATACAGGTACACTACCTGACATAAAACTTCAGAATAGTATATAGTACTTAAGGGTCCAGAATAGAACAACCCtggtattgttattatttttactttgaaaaattataGTGTAAAATTGGGCTCAAATTGTCTATTATACATCTGAGAAAAGAAATACTTACTTTTCTAGTCAAAGAAAGTAGTATGGCATCCATGAAAATTCTAAAACCTACATGTTCACCGTGAGTCTTGATATAAACCTAGAAGAGAATTGAATGTTTATTCTGTTAGTCTAAAAGTACCCGCTGACTTCACTGAGATCAATCTTATCACAATGATCTGcagaatgatttttaataaaactatGTAGCTAGTTGTAGCCAAATggtcaaaataaaaaatcactaAGGCAAGCAAACCTCAGTCATGAATTGTACCTTGTTATCCTTCAAGGTATAATGACACAAGCTCTGTCTTTGTCCAAATCTTTTCGGGATTTCTGTTGCAATCTTTTCTGGATCAATGGTAGGGAAATGTGCCAGATCTCTCTGAATTTGAGTAATGGTTTCTGGGCAGTTCATCTCGCGTAGCCAGGCTGCACTGTCTTCCAAAGGACAGTCACAATTCTCATGGTAAACTGGCCCTAATTACACACAAGGAACAAAGTATACAGTAATAATTTCACTCAGCATTTGAAACATGTAACAAATATTCGTAATTTGACTTCGTAAGTTTTGCCTAGTTAGATGGGGAGGGCAATTTgatggaaaacatattttaaaaagaaaaacatttgtatTACCCTGGTGTATCTCAAGTTAAGTCTGTTCTGACCGCTCTTCACAGATAGGTGTTACGATATTTTCAGTCAGGCCCACTTGGCACGAGTTCAAAAGAAAGCCAACGGTGCTACTTTTTGCTCTAAGTGGCTACCATAGtccattactctttttttttttttttttttggcagtgcggCCTgtagggtcttagttccctgaccagggatcgaacacatgcctcctgcagagtcttaaccattggaccaccaaggaagttccCATAGtccattactctttttttttaaattaatttttattggagtatcattgctttacaatgttgtgttagtttctgctgtatggcaaagcaTTACTCTATGTTTTGTGTACTTAAGAATAACCAAACATTGGTAAAAGGATATTTACAGAGGAGTATACCTGTTTTAATGAAAGACAAAATgataagaaatttatatttcaatGGTCTATTATACAAACTAGTTCTTAAAGTGTCTAAGGTACTTTTCTCAATGGGTAAATCATCATAAGTAACAATACAAATGGgcattccctggcggttcagtggttaggactccacgcttccgctgccagggcctgggttcgatccctggtgggggaactaagataccgcaagCCTTGAGgtgaggcaaaaacaaaaaagccaacaaaaaaacccaatacaaataaataaaacaccccTACTATGTttagtataatatttttttttaaagaaaatataaagaagcaaaGTAATCCTCAAAACACCCATTTCATTAATATTATAATGAATTAATTACATGTTTATAGAAATAATACTAACATAGTATAGAATCTGAATTGAGATTttactgtcatttatttctatgatTCTCAGATTGTCCCCTGACCCAGGCAGTAGTGGACAATGGGACATCTTTTGAAGGTTGAGCAGGTTATATGGTACTGTGTGGTCCTGGTGGAGTGTGGGGAAGAAACGGAGGCACTTTCTAGAAAAACGTTTGCCTTTCGTGGAGCAAGGGGGCAAGAAAGATTCGTGTGTCTGTATACACCCTGTTTCTCTAATATTTTAGGGTACTGTCTCTGCTGAGAGGGAATGATACGGCTCTAGGTAAGAACGTTGTACTCTTATcctatataagaaaaaagaatttctctGGAAAATAgcactgaaacaaaacaaaaaacaccaccgTCAATTCCCCCTCTCTCCCATCAAGTCCTCTTTCTTCCTGAAGTGATCAACCAAATTTCAATAACGCTCATCAGTTACTTAAGTCATATATCTCTAATTAAGAAAGTGCCATCGATGACCGTATATATAGCTTGATTGTTCTTGCTAATGTTGTGCCTTTAGGGAGCAAATTCTCTATTAATATGTTCTTTCCTCTTTAGCAAATTGTAATTTCCATTTGAATCATGCATTGCTCTCTTTCACCAGGACTCTCAATTTAGCTTTCAAGTaggaaatgtctatttttttcttttagtgaaaaaaaataccatgCTAACTTGTTTTTGTTGAGCAAATGACATATATTATTGTGTTCAAATACTGCTGTGTTAAAATTATGTTccaaattaccttttaaaatatatggagaCCTGGCCACATGTTGACCTTGGAATTTGACTTCTATCTTCAGATTTGCGTAGCTCGCATACATTCTGTATCTTACTATGAAGGACCCATCCTTTCGGTCTAGAATCTGGACGCCCACTCTAGTGAATTGCTCATCTGGGGCTGAGATTTTAATCTGGAACACTTTTTCACCTGGAGAAGATGTGAATCTGTGATGGGaagtacaatgagatataaagattattttaagaaacaacCCTGCAGAGATTATGTTCTGTAGTCTGTGAACCTTCCTATTCTCCTCCATGTTCTCCCCCTAACATatgcttgtttctttttccttatgcTTTTAGTACCAGAATGAATAGGAtggatcagagaggaaaaaaagaagaggattacaatggccaagataacATAAAACAGTTTTATTAGAAAATTGCAAGGAGATA
This portion of the Balaenoptera musculus isolate JJ_BM4_2016_0621 chromosome 18, mBalMus1.pri.v3, whole genome shotgun sequence genome encodes:
- the POGLUT2 gene encoding protein O-glucosyltransferase 2 — translated: MFSTLLLYCFFLGTVPALAETGGERRLSPEKSEIWGPGLKAAVVLPARYFYIQAVDTSGNKFTSSPGEKVFQIKISAPDEQFTRVGVQILDRKDGSFIVRYRMYASYANLKIEVKFQGQHVARSPYILKGPVYHENCDCPLEDSAAWLREMNCPETITQIQRDLAHFPTIDPEKIATEIPKRFGQRQSLCHYTLKDNKVYIKTHGEHVGFRIFMDAILLSLTRKVKMSDVEFFVNLGDWPLEKKKSDSNIHPIFSWCGSTDSKDIVMPTYDLTDSVLETMGRVSLDMMSVQANTGPPWESKNSTAVWRGRDSRKERLELVKLSRKHPELIDAAFTNFFFFKHDESLYGPIVKHISFFDFFKHKYQINVDGTVAAYRLPYLLVGDSVVLKQDSIYYEHFYNELQPWKHYIPVKSNLSDLLEKLKWAKDHDEEAKKIAKTGQEFARNNLMGDDIFCYYFKLFQEYASLQVSEPQIREGMKRVEPQTEDDLFPCTCHTKKTKDEL